A single genomic interval of Corallococcus macrosporus harbors:
- a CDS encoding TenA family transcriptional regulator: protein MRNQTIEAALAKNPHREQLIKHRFFEVVDEKAFSRDQAEMVLGQWWHPLHYFPNFLSKLIAVCPQMEMKTAVTHILNQEVGEGDPARAHERFFIQTMTDAGFTKAGVSEADMTPATRRLIDGYQRSTENHLTGLGFLYGTEVADLTMVAKLGKLVRRTTGLKSLPWVDIHVKQEPDHVETAGHTVGLQYTDEELATITRGAEEMWQLWVGFFEELRNRVV from the coding sequence ATGCGGAACCAGACCATCGAGGCGGCGCTCGCGAAGAATCCCCACCGTGAGCAGCTCATCAAGCATCGGTTCTTCGAGGTGGTGGATGAGAAGGCCTTCAGCCGGGACCAGGCGGAGATGGTGCTGGGGCAGTGGTGGCACCCCCTGCACTACTTCCCCAACTTCCTGAGCAAGCTCATCGCCGTCTGTCCGCAGATGGAGATGAAGACGGCGGTGACCCACATCCTGAACCAGGAGGTGGGCGAGGGAGACCCGGCGCGCGCGCACGAGCGCTTCTTCATCCAGACGATGACGGACGCGGGCTTCACGAAGGCGGGCGTGTCGGAGGCGGACATGACGCCCGCCACGCGCCGGCTCATCGACGGCTACCAGCGCTCCACGGAGAACCACCTCACCGGCCTGGGCTTCCTCTACGGCACGGAGGTGGCGGACCTCACCATGGTGGCCAAGCTGGGCAAGCTGGTGCGCCGCACCACGGGCCTCAAGTCCCTGCCCTGGGTGGACATCCACGTGAAGCAGGAGCCGGACCACGTGGAGACGGCCGGCCACACGGTGGGGCTCCAGTACACCGACGAGGAGCTGGCCACCATCACCCGGGGCGCCGAGGAGATGTGGCAGCTGTGGGTGGGATTCTTCGAGGAGCTGCGCAACCGCGTCGTCTGA
- a CDS encoding DUF47 domain-containing protein, which yields MLEKLMPKSDEFFDDFDAQCARTVEGAKLLHALLADYRDVPTRVQALKDVEHKGDEVTHAAFNRLHQQFITPFDRAQIHTLLSRIDDVLDLTNAAAARLLYYEIETSRPDATELARLLVLSTQKVQEVVAALRLIKKPEQILAGCMEIKHLETQADEVLRAGMGRLFKSGVDTLTIIKWKEIYDLIETATDKCQGVANVIEGVVLEHS from the coding sequence ATGCTCGAAAAGCTGATGCCGAAGTCGGACGAGTTCTTCGACGACTTCGACGCGCAATGCGCAAGGACCGTCGAGGGAGCGAAGCTCCTGCACGCGCTCCTGGCGGACTACCGGGACGTGCCCACGCGCGTCCAGGCCCTGAAGGACGTGGAGCACAAGGGCGACGAAGTCACCCACGCCGCCTTCAACCGCCTCCACCAGCAGTTCATCACCCCGTTCGACCGCGCGCAGATCCACACGCTCCTGTCGCGCATCGACGACGTGCTGGACCTGACCAACGCGGCGGCCGCGCGCCTGCTGTACTACGAGATCGAGACCAGCCGGCCGGACGCCACGGAGCTGGCGCGGCTGCTGGTGCTCTCCACGCAGAAGGTGCAGGAGGTCGTCGCGGCGCTGCGGCTCATCAAGAAGCCGGAGCAGATCCTCGCGGGCTGCATGGAGATCAAGCACCTGGAGACGCAGGCGGACGAGGTCCTGCGCGCGGGCATGGGCCGGCTGTTCAAGAGCGGCGTGGACACCCTGACCATCATCAAGTGGAAGGAGATCTACGACCTCATCGAGACGGCCACCGACAAGTGCCAGGGCGTGGCCAACGTCATCGAAGGCGTCGTGCTGGAGCACTCCTGA
- a CDS encoding inorganic phosphate transporter — translation MLLAAVVLIVIVALVFDFINGFHDAANSIATVVSTRVLSPNLAVAWAAFFNFVAAFAGGVHVANTMGKGIINFEMLRAAGPTAVLMVIFSALIGAIAWNLLTWWWGLPSSSSHALAGGMIGATLPVLGFQGLVGSGIARIAAFIVLSPLIGMTLGIGMMVASTWAVHRQTPLRVDTWFRRLQLVSSAIFSFSHGTNDAQKVMGIIAVVLFGTIWRDRPFHIDWWMIISCHAAIALGTFFGGWRIIRTMGHSLTKLAPIGGFSAETGGGVTIIALAEMGIPVSTTHTITGAIVGVGSTRGWRAVKWGVAGRIIWAWVFTIPAAALVSVIVYGLTLAVVRMVG, via the coding sequence ATGCTGCTCGCCGCGGTCGTTCTCATCGTCATCGTCGCGCTCGTCTTCGACTTCATCAACGGCTTCCACGACGCGGCGAACTCCATTGCCACCGTGGTGTCCACGCGCGTGCTGTCGCCGAACCTGGCCGTGGCGTGGGCCGCGTTCTTCAACTTCGTGGCGGCCTTCGCGGGCGGCGTGCACGTGGCCAACACCATGGGCAAGGGCATCATCAACTTCGAGATGCTCCGCGCGGCCGGCCCCACGGCGGTGCTGATGGTCATCTTCTCCGCGCTCATTGGCGCCATCGCGTGGAACCTGCTCACGTGGTGGTGGGGGCTGCCCTCGTCCTCGTCGCACGCGCTGGCGGGCGGGATGATTGGCGCCACCCTGCCGGTGCTGGGCTTCCAGGGGCTGGTGGGCAGCGGCATCGCGCGCATCGCCGCGTTCATCGTGCTGTCGCCGCTCATCGGCATGACGCTGGGCATCGGGATGATGGTGGCCAGCACCTGGGCGGTGCACCGTCAGACGCCGCTGCGCGTGGACACCTGGTTCCGCCGGCTGCAGCTGGTGTCGTCCGCCATCTTCTCCTTCAGCCACGGCACCAACGACGCGCAGAAGGTCATGGGCATCATCGCGGTGGTGCTCTTCGGCACCATCTGGCGCGACCGCCCGTTCCACATCGACTGGTGGATGATCATCTCCTGCCACGCGGCCATCGCGCTGGGCACGTTCTTCGGCGGCTGGCGCATCATCCGCACCATGGGCCACAGCCTCACGAAGCTGGCGCCCATTGGCGGCTTCAGCGCGGAGACGGGCGGCGGCGTCACCATCATCGCGCTGGCGGAGATGGGCATCCCCGTCTCCACCACGCACACCATCACCGGCGCCATCGTCGGGGTGGGTTCCACGCGCGGCTGGCGCGCCGTGAAGTGGGGCGTCGCCGGCCGCATCATCTGGGCGTGGGTGTTCACCATCCCCGCCGCCGCGCTGGTGTCCGTCATCGTCTACGGACTCACGCTGGCGGTGGTGCGGATGGTGGGCTGA